The genomic region AGATTTGAACATTTGCAGGTCGCAATGTGGCAGTGCATTTTAACTATATCTGCTCTTTTGTTTAATCTGTACAATCTGCAGTGTGGATTCGGGGATGCTTTTCGATGCTCTGCATGTCCTGTTAAGGGTATTCCTCCATTCATACTAGACGAGAAGGTATGGTTGGATTCAAATCAATCATTttctcccactatctctctgcCGCTTCTCATGGTAAATGTTTCTCGTTTGCAGGCAGGCTGTGCTGTTGATTTCACCAATTTCGAGAGGCATTGTGACTTTGAAAGAGTATGCACTGTTATTTCTGATAAATCTGCTATTAAAGGACGTCTTCCGTTATTCCTTCCCTTCTGTTTGCTCTTTTTATTTCCTTGAAAGTCATAATCTGCATTCTGCAGTGTAAACAAGAGGATGCTTTTCGTTGCTCTGCGTGTCCTTTTAAGGGTCTCCCTAGTTTGGAAAAAGGCAATGAGGTATTTGTTGGATCAAACTCAATCCTTCCCTCCCCCTGTCCCTCTCTTTGCCTCCGGTTTCATGTTTAATGTTTCCCTTTTCCAGGTACATTTGTCGGCCAAGTTCAGTGAACCAGACAGCTAGACTTGTTGGTGCCGTCTGCGGAATGAAGTTTTGGTACAGAATGGTCAACTATGTGATGTTGAAGGGTCCCAGATACTACTACTATGTTGTAAATTCACTTTCCCAAATCAACAATTTTTACTGCAGATAATTGGTAGAAACATATCGTACATGTACTCAGGCGATAGAGATGTGGGCATGTATATAAATAAGCAGGCTTTTCTGGAGCAGGTGGTGTTGGATTTACCCAGTTACATCTGTCTAGAATGGCTTTTGTATATGGTTCATGAATCTGTGAACGCTTTAAGGTTCTCTGAAAATCGTATTGCTTCACAGTTATCCTGTGTGCTTGACTACACTATTTCACTAATAACCAGTCATATTTGCATGTGTTCTGTTTTGTTTGCATAAATATTTACTTTACTGGTAGGCGTTACTTGTGCACACGAGCTCATACAGAAGAAAGATTCTTAGCTGCTACCGGTTGTATATAGTACGAAAGCCCTTGCTTGGATCAAGTAGTTCCCAAAGAATAAATTGGGGCTTAATGTTTTATAATCCTCAGATTCAATGCTATTTAATTGGGTACTTAATGTCGGAATCATGTACATGATGTCTGCTAAAACAGCCATGGATGAGACTCTAAGAATTGGGCAGGAGTAAAAATCTGAGTTGGTATCGCCGCTTTTAACTTACTCGTTAGATGATCACTGTTCAAGACTCCAAGCAACAACATAATTTGGACCGCCACATCTACGACCATGTCATGACtccaacaaagaggaggaggagggttaTTTATCATCAAGGACTTAAACTATTTGGCATCATCTGGTGTACCCTTATCTCACTGATCGACTTCTTGTCTTCTATTTTCACCATATCTGCATCATCATACTCGGAACAGATACACTAAACTTTCCTTTAATGCAGTCATCTCCTTCATATATTCTAAGTTTCCCAAGCACCaacagaagaggaagaggagggtTGTCGTGGAAACTGTTTCCATTGCCAGGTGAAGGACATCCAGGGTTGTGccttctttcatttattttaccGGCTTCTCCACAAGGCTAAAAGAAACCTTGTGTAACAcgttaaagaaaaacaaaggggAAATCTAGGGAGCTTGTAATTAGCAGCTTCCGTATAAATATTACCCTTTTGTGCAGCAGCTACCCTCATTCACGTACCTACTCTTCGAATTCAAGCCCGCCCTATCTCATTAGAAATGGAGAAGGATAGACCGAAGAAACTGCTCATACTCTACGCAACTCAAACCAGAAACACTGTAGAGGCTGCTGAGCGGGTGGGTCGTGAAGCTGAGCTGCAGAGGCTGCTGCCCGGTCCACCTCCTTTCCATGAACAAGTACGACGCTGGTTGCTTAGCTCAAGAGGAGGGCAGCGGAACTGTGGCGGCCGATGCTAATGTAACCATTCCTATTTTAACAATTTAATCTTTCTATCATGCAACAAAAGGGAATCTTAATGTATAATACATTACTTGCTGAATAAGAAATTTAAGTAATGTCAGAAGAAATTGACTAAATTAAGACCAATCATCCTTGGCGAAGTATATGATAGGATTTTTAGTACCTACAAAGAAAAGgttaaaatcatacaaaatacttgcaagagtacaaggacgttgtagtatagatgctattgcaaggtcgttctccacaaggactatttaaataatttatgtaaaaacaattcctaattaactacttaaaactaaaaattaagaaaggagattttgaatttgggtaatattaaaaacgaattttaattaaaaacaaatagtaAATTCGCCCAAAAttaatacaataaaaaaaaaaagtttttaaataccaatttataaAAGCACTAGAGTTCCTCCAacacctagcaatcctatgtatttttaccaattactcATGAACTACactgccactttgaaggttaggtttttctaatatatattctatttgaaacctccaacatagaatgtatatctaacatgcaatccgttCGGACGTTCtgatcaaatatgaacatgagagactcattatattttgtgaaaaccctttgaaaaaccatgcaacccttaagacgtggtgttcatcttaagtgaaatcaCAATTATCAACCACAAGAAGCTAGCGTCAATTTCATTGAAcattccgaccaaaattgcatcaaattacttttctaaagatcctaatggtgatcaagcattacgacaattagatagtttaaaacgGTGATCAACAATTCAAAGCATGCATGCAATCAattataagcaattaaataaaaattacatattcatgctaaggctcaaggccttgccataattaaaatcataattaaaatcataaaaaatatcattatgaagaaaaagaatgaaaacaccttaaagtaaaAGTATGAAAATCTCTACGTTTGGCCAATTTCCTCTCTCAAAGAACACAAAAAGAAGAACCACCAATAATAGGGCCGGCCAAGCTTATTTAACCTAGTAAAAATTAAATCCCCCTACTAAAAGGTCTTCCAATCAAACTaggaaactaaaataaaataggaaacataacCCTAAATTAAATGGTAAAATTCGCCTAAAATCTGCACAGCCACGTTTTGGACCCATATCTGCTCCACAACCAGTCCAAAATAGCTGGATTTAAAGTTTGAAATATTCTGAACACTTCTCCAGATGGCCACAAATCCATCACATATCATCTTGAGCTCCAAAAAAGcaattgaaacccaaaaacGTCATTTTCCAGCACCGCTCACTGCTCTTTCCATAAccagaaaataaccgcttggtagaaaaaccccaaaatttgATACGAACAAGCCAAGAGACACACAaacgtcctccaatttgaatcactctaAAATTCGCTCGTTTGATTATATTTTGCTCCAGATGAAGTCAaatgtcctatattgaaaatataaagcaaagtatcaaaattctaccaaataGTTATCAAAACATACTAAGAGTAAGgtgaaatatataatatgaaattgactcatcagTATACCAGCCCTATCTTCAACACATCATCTTCGCATTCTTTAGAAGTCCTTTCAAGCTCAGCCCTAGTCACCGCCATCTCTTTCTCTCATTCTCATCGGACCTGGAACTGGGTGTGCACCTTTTCATGGATTTGTGGAAGAAAGAGCCATACAAATTTTGAATGGTTCAAGAACTGCTCCAATGATGTTCTTCTTTGGCTGTAGAAACAAAGACAAggatttttttatacaaagacTTTCGGTTATCTCATTCCGAAAATGGTGGGATTCTTTTGGGAAGCAAAGGGTGGAAGGTTTTATGTTGCCTTCTCAAGAGACAACCGCTCCCATAAGAAGGTCTATGTGCAACATACAATGTAGGAATATAGCAAAAGAGTGTATGATTTGTTGAGGAAATTATTGCTAAAGAGAGAGGGCTTCCACAAGAATCAACAGTGAGATATCCTAAAGATTTACAAGATGCCGGCAAATACCATGTCGAAGCATGGAGCTAGTTAAGCATCGATACATGTACTGTACAAACTAACTTTAAATCCGTTGGCGTTCGCCAACTATGTATAGGATCAAATTTTTCCATACAACTAGTTGTGatgtttttttgggttaaaagttAATAAACTCATGTTTATTAACCTTCATAATTCACAAACATTTCTTCCAACTCACAAATGATCCAACTATTATTTGTAAGATATATTCTAAAATCATGAGTGttgagccaaaaataatcaagaggcgacacgtgaatttttgggcaaaaaagataaaattacccttgaggaacATCAAAATTCCTACGCGCAAACAGTGGGCAAATATcccacaatcaagtcaaaagtgcccaaaataggtatttatttaaaacctatttcatccgtcttctccacaaggtaaaccccaaaacattccttttaaattatgttaattggctaattaatggatttattacctaattaatctattaggGGGTGTTTGTTTGGCCTCCTTAAGTTTCACTGGATTGGCTAGGATTAATAGTGAGTGAAATACCATGTTTGTTAGCAGTCGGGATTAtctttaatgagactaaaggggactcgcCTAGACTAAATGCCTCACTAGgcggtcttagcgagaccccctgAAATTGGGTGGATTGCTAAGACCAGCTCTCCTTCGCCCCTTTCCGCTTCACTCTTCGTCAGTTCTCTACCTTTCCCCTCCCGACTGCTATTTTTTTCCCGTAAGACTCCTCTTCCAGCGAAGCCACCATGGATATGTGGTCAGAAACTCTTCTTTGAGAAACCCATTTCATGGAGTTTTTGTAAATTCATTTCGTGGATCTGCAGCCCTTCCCTTTTCAATACCAAATCCAACTCCCAAAATTTCAACCCAGAAAaccaaaaaatccaaaaagccaaaaacccagaaaactgAGAAACCGAAAGCAGATTCAACCCCATCTCCCCACCTTCGAGCCACTCACGCATGCATCCCGCCTCCAACtcccaaattttcattttcgttCTTGCTCTTTGGTTTGATTTTAAGATTTGCAAGGGATTTTGTGAGAGGAATAGAAGAGGCAGACAGAGATTTGCagtgaagaggaagagagagatttgTAAAATCTTCGAATAAAAGAGGCAGAGAAAGATTTGAAGTGCCACAGATAAAATGGCAGAGAAATGGGAGAGGGGAGGGATGCAGTGGGCGGacaaaaaaatgagagaggaaTATGAATCAGAGCTtgatcaaaataaaaagaaggaagatagttctagaaaggaaaatgataatttaataataaaatattaatatatatagattaaattaataataaaatattgtaaatataaatttaataatataatatatgagtCCTGTTTTTAGTCCGATACAACATCAAACGCTTTACTAAATTAGTCCACCTTAGTCTATTCTAAGCCAATCCACCTTAGTCCCTAAAGCTAGTCCAGTTCgagatagtccggtgcaacaaacgcatccTTAATGGCCAATTAAACTaccaattacacccaaaaaccacACAAGAGGCCGATCACCTTATCTCCCAAGGGAACCGGCCATGCCTTATATACATTCTAacttattttctctaaaaagctaagttttcactcttgctaaacactaaaaaattctcaaaacacttttccctcaaaattctaactttggcagaTGAGCGTCTTCGGCCAaagcacccccccccccacccccaccaaattcatcgtgggcgtgtgaggtttttggccttgacctaaggtgttatttgttttgtaggtgcaattttgtccaagaacaaggaggaagaaatttgcatctacaaattggtgctttcattgagagttgagtccaACACTTGTAGAAGACTCTCACatccaaggttttctattttttttgtccatttgtagattttttgtgcattcttatttttagaattttttatttgcaaaaattctttggtaaaacataaaagaaaagtacaatggcaagGAATTTGGAAACTTCAATGAACGAAAATTCCAATGTTCAAGAGATGGGACCACGGCAATCCACGAGGCTAAACATGAAAATAAGTGAAGCACCACCACAAGGCTCCACCATGGCAACCATCGCGGTGGCCACCATGGTAGCCACCCATGGAGAGGTCcatggcaccaccaccacggACCAAACCGTGTCATCCAAGCTTGTCGTGCCATCTAAAGCCTATGGCACCAAGGCCACAGCCCAAGCCGTGTCATTCCAAGCCCAAGGAAAATCGGCCCGTGTCGCCCAAACCACACGAACACAATGCGTTGCCAAGTCGAGCCCTAGCTTTGCACCCACGTGCGCCACATGCTGAGCAGCCCACTCCCGTGGCCCAGCTTGCTTCCGTGGCTTTCCAAGTAGCCCAAGTCGGCCCAAGATTATCTCAACCATTCGGACCTACCATCGAGCCTGGGGTATTTTCACCATATTTCCCaacggatttgacatttcccaactcaaatctcgtgcCCGGAGTCTACCACCCTTCCATTGCTCAAGGAGGCACATTCCTTCCAAGCTATTCTAATCCGAATGGTGAACAAAACTTGTcccgacaagtcatagagttaacGAGCGCCTTTGCACAGCAAACAatcttggtgaatcagctcttgcaaCACACCAAGATCCAACAtgccccagacgaggtgtcTCGGAGTAGGACAAAGGTAGACGAGGAACCTCTCCAGCAGTGTCCCAACAAGCAGTCACTCAACCAGCCACGAACCAAGCATTCCGGCAGCGTACACTCTCGATTGGGcccccgagatagcgtatactcctgTATTAGCGAACGGATAAGCGTGCACTCTTAACTAGGTCCATGAGCAAGTATACACTCACGGTTGGGACCACACATCGATGATCAACATGAGTAACCTTCTAGGCAAAGCGTTGATTCACGGCTAGGCTCATAATGAGCAACTTCCACACGGAGTAGGCAGCACGACGGATAGAGAGAAACAGCCACTCAATCCGACTCAGGTTTAACTTGTAGCCTGCAAAGAATTCCCTTGCTTGCTAGGAATGGAACACATGCACCGCCACCGCGACATAAACAAGCCGAGAACATAGAAGAGTAGCCTAGACTAGCAGGTCAAGACCGGGGGTAGCCGAGAGCTCTGTTACTccaacaaaggcaaatccaAGAAGAAGTAGAGAGACTCCTCAACGAACGATTGCGTTATTTCCAACGCAATGAAGTGGTCGATGAAGCACTACGGCGGGATATGACCCATATGAGTAGGTCACCCTTCACGGACGAGATCGAGCAGGCAGAGCCTCCATGAAAGTTTAGCATGCCACATGATCTTTCAAAAGAGATGGAGATTCGAAGGGGCACTTGAAGCACTATCGAAGCACTATGGTCCTTTATCAGAACGACGATGCCCTTATGTGCAAAATATTTGCCACTACTCTACAAGGTGAGGTGCAAGATTGGTTTCACACCTTACCATCATGATCCATCTAGAATTTTGATgatctttccttggttttcaccaaagaatactcatcctatcgctcgatcaagaaaaagtcCGACCACTTTTTCAACATGAAGAAAAAACCAAAGGAGTTGCTCCACGACTACGtaaagaggttcaaagcagagaaggcaaAGATCGTCGGATGCGATGACTCAATAGTAAGTGtagccttccaaaaaggactccTAGCAGACCACCCACTGTTCGGAGAAATGATCATGAAAAAAGACTTAACTTTAGCAAAtgccttattttttttcttgctaAGGACCTCAAGACCCGGAAGACGCTTTTCCGAGGGAGATATGAAAATGGATTATACCCATTTCCAGGTGGCGGTGGATTGTCCAAGTATCCTATTTCAGTGTTCATAGGAGTTAGAGTCTTGGCCCATAAATGGCATTCCCATCTTGGTCACCATGCGTCCTCAattattaagtttttattttccaaTAATCAAGTACCAAGTCTGGGTACTACAGATGTAACGTTTTGTGATTCTTGTCCTTTGGGCAAGAGTACAAAACTTCCTTTTTACAAGACAAAGTCTGTGTCTAAATTTCCTTTGGAACTGTTACATTCTGATGTGTGGTGTTCACTAGTTATGTCAATTGAAGGTTTTCGttactatttattatttgtaGATGATTATTCTTGCTATTCGTGGATTTTTCCCATGAAAAACAAATCTGAAGTGTTTGGGATTTTTGTTACATTCAAGGCACATGTTGAAAAGAAGCCACATATCGATAAAAaaatagtgttattcacacattcatttttaccTATTACACATTCATCTTCATTTGATTTGGcggcaaaaaattaaaaaaaaagtatgtgagaagtaaaatgagtaTGTGAATAACACGgcgaaaaaaacaaaacacacacagaAAGCCACATTGTATAACTAATCAGTCATTGTTATTTAAGATTAATAAAGAAGTTTCTTAATAAATGAACGAAGCATAAAATTCTTAACTAAGCCGAAATGATTTAGTGGGTCTCCTTGGAAAGTAGCTCTTATCCAACTAGGGTTTAACATCTGTGTAAAAGTGTTTAATGCATCAATCAAAACTCTTCAATGTGATGAGGGCGCTAAGTATATATGTCAtgtttttaaacaatttcttGTAACTGAGGGAATATCCCAATGTTTTTCATGCCCCAAACTTCCTGAGCAAAATAGAATtgcagaaagaaaacatcgtcacaTAGTTGAAACTAGTGTTGTCATGCTTTCTCATGCTCATAAGCATGATAAATATTGGTTTGTTGCTTGTTTGATAGCCACTTATATAATAAATAGATCACCAACTAGAGTTTGGTCAAATGTCTCCCTGTATGAAaagttgtttaaaaaaaaaaaaccaaattatgaatcttttaaagtttttggCTCTAGATGTTTTCCTTGGTTGACACCATACTCATGGATTAAACTTAAACCCAAATCTAAGTCGTGTGTCTTCTTAGGATACTCGTTGAATCATCAAGGATACAAGTGTTTGGATTTATCCACGAGATGAATTTATTTGTCTCGACATGTTTTATTCGATGATGACTCTTTTCCATTCAAGGAGCTTACATCTTTCAAGGAAAACGTCCACGATACAGGTAACTCACATATACCTGACCTTATTGTAACCTTTCCAAACTCAAACACTTCTCCACCACCGACTCCTCAAACCTTAGCCTCACCCATAGTCAATCATAAGCTTTCCACTAGATTACATGTGTCCTCCACCACAACAGTCCCGCTGCACCTATAATACAACCTGATCCTACAGCTTTAGTGTACCGCTGTCGCCCTCAAATGAGCAAGAATTAGTGCCTTCAATTAATGTGAACCAGTCTCAGTCCATACCATCTACAATAGTTGATGCTTTAAATCATCCTTCACCTCCAGTACACTCAATGACAACTCGGTCCAAAGCTGGGGCCAAAAAGCCAAATCCTAAATATGCTTTGCTTGTTATTACTAACAAGAAAGTTTTTGAACCAATGTGTTTTAGCCAGACAATAAAACACAAGGAATAGAGGACTGTGATGCCCCAGGAATTCAGTGCCTTGCAGCGGTGTGGCACTTGGAATCTTGTCCCTTATCATAGTGGCATGAATCTATTGCCAAACAAGTGGGTGTTTAAGATTAAACGACGTGCAGCTGGCTCGATTGAGAGACATAAGGTGAGGCTTGTGGAAAATGGTTTTCATCAGAAACCAGGGATCAATTACAAGGAGACCTTCAGTCCTTGTCAAGCATAGCACCATTAgacttgttttaagtcttgcaGTTTCAAAGAAGTGGCATGTTCGACAGTTGGACGTCCAACATGCATTTTTGCATGGGTATCTGAATGAGGATGTATATGTGAGACAACCATCGGGTTTCATTGATAAACAGTATCCTAATCATGTTTGCAAACTCCAGCGAAGTTTATATGGATTAAAACATGCACCGAGGGCCTGGTTTTAGaggttttctgatttttttactTCAATTGGGATTCCAAGAGTCCATGTGTGATTACTCTCTGTTTGTTTTTAATCAAAGAGGAGTCTATTTGATCTTGTTAATAAATGTTGATGACATATTGCTCACAGGGAACAACAACACTCAAATGTCATAGTTAATCAAGAAGCTCTGCACATTATTTTCCATGAAAGACTTCGGTCCATTAAGTTATTTCTTGGGTGTTGAAGTCACATATTTTGGTGATCACATGCATCTGACACAATCAAAGTATGCTCTTGATTTATTGGAACACAAATTTTACAAATGCCAAGCCTATTGCGACTCCAGCTCTTGCAAGATATAAACTCAGTGACTATGATGGTGAACCCTACAAGGATGAAGAAGGGTATCGAAGCGTCGTCGGTGCTTTACAATATTTAACTATCACAAAGGGTCTGTCTTCATCACGTTTCAAGTTCTTAGTGTCCAAGCTTCATGTGGTTGCTCGACCAGTCAGCTTGTGGGGGGATGTTAGACCAAGTCAGACTTATCAAGCATCCAACTCTAGTTCAAACTCTTCAGTTGGATATTCTAAAGCTCAACCGTTATCCAAGGAAAAGTCTGTTAGGTCTAAGTTTGATAGCTCTGTatcatttgaaattcaaattgtgTGTGTAAATGGGGTTTTTCAAAACCCTTATGTAATCTGTTGACTGATAAAAATACAAGCAATCCATCATTGTGTGGATATGCAAATTCAGCTGAAAACCGAAGGTGTTCTAAGTTTTGCAGTGTTCAGGTTGCTAGTCTTTGTTTTGGTTGCTTTGTTGGGCTCAAAAATCTGCTTcggcttttgttttgttttgccaAACTCGACAGCAGGAAGCACGTGGAGTACCAAAAATGTCCAAGACTGAAAGCCCAACGCTCCTCGCGGCCGACGTCGTGGGTAGGTGCGATGCTGGATAAATAAGAGATTATAATGTCTTGCACTTGCAGAGAGAGATGCCATTTCTTCAGTTTCAGTGAGGACTGAAGTGCTTTTTCAATGTGGCAATTATTTGCCGCAGCTGTTGCGGCCTCCACCGGACTCCTCACCGGAAAACACATCTTCTTCAAACCCACCGCCGTTCCCGATCACAATGCGGAGCCTCCTCGTCCAGACCCCAATAACCCCTCCGCCGCCTCGCCATTTTAGTCTCAGCCGCCTCCGTGGGAGATTAACGACTTCGAGGAGCAGCGAGAAGAGACCATCTTTAGGTTTTCGAGCGAGGCGGCGTTGGGTCGGGGCAGGAGTGGGACCCAGTTTCTGATGAGTATGAAAACCGGTTCAACCGggtcgaagaagaagaaaggggtTGATGCTGAGGCTGAGAGATCTAATGGTGTGGAACAGAGGAGGACTGCTAGGAGAGGGGTTGGTGTTTgcttgaagaagaggaagacaaGAAAGAGTGTAGCTGCTGCCAAATGTGGATCGTCTTCTTCCAAAGGTTAGTTTTGCGCTTTTCCCTCTCTTActagtttctgtttggttgctaagAAAATCACGAGGCAAAAAAAATGGGGTTTTACTAATTGACGTTTATCATAGAAAATTATGAAGTTTTATGAATTATAATGCTGCTGATTGCTGAATCCTGTAAAATTGTGAGTATTTCGCCAACTTTTCGGAATTTAAATCGAATTAGGCATGCAAGAAGTAAATTATTGATGGAATTCGGTCCCAATTCCCAATTGTTTATGATATTTCAACATCAGTGTGCACAATGTAGGCCCTAGGTTGCTTGctgggttttttttaatttgggattTTATGAAAAGCTTTCCTTTCGAAAAGTTTTTCTTGTTATGTTTGATCGTTTTTGAGATAATACTTTGTAACATACATCACGAGTTGTTACCCAACAATCAACATTGGAAGAGTAATCTGGACTTATATTGAGTTATCGGATTAGTGTTGAATGTCGTTGATGAgccttaaaattttcatttgacaTCTAATCGCTTTTGAGAAAGCATTCAGCGGACCGTGGTTGTTGTTTTGCTACAAAGCGTAATTACACATATCGAAATCTCTGGTGTGGTGATATTTTACTTGAGTATAAGGCCATGGTCTTGGAGGTTAGGTTTTATTACGTATTCATATTTCCTGCAAAATGACATTGATGCTGATTGTATGTTATTGCAATTCTGGTTGCCATGTTCAGATAAGCTAATTGTACATGTTTCAGTAGGTTACATTCTGCAGGCTGGCTGCGCGCAGCATTGTACGAATTCTTACTGATGGTGCTTAGTGGTTCCAAATGGATAAAAAGGAGATGACTCAATCCAAATGATTAAGTGATTATAATTGTCGAGTGATTCTTGAAATTTGCTCCTGAAATCCTAATTAAGTAGAAAATCATCAAAGCATTCAATCTTATTTA from Pyrus communis chromosome 9, drPyrComm1.1, whole genome shotgun sequence harbors:
- the LOC137744359 gene encoding anamorsin homolog 2-like; this encodes MANPASIKPVDLPKIELEDDSLIDEDSLLTEEDRKRPDLPVAVTIPSKPPCKKVEMVVSHPSRFEHLQCGFGDAFRCSACPVKGIPPFILDEKAGCAVDFTNFERHCDFERCKQEDAFRCSACPFKGLPSLEKGNEVHLSAKFSEPDS